In the Plasmodium gaboni strain SY75 chromosome 13, whole genome shotgun sequence genome, CTCACAAACATTtgttttaaattaaataatttgttAAATGTATAGTATAAAgagataaaaatatgaaccataatttaaataataattaatagATATGTATTATAATGGTTTTTGGTGTATAAATACAAGTTCTCATTCTTTcggtttttttttttttttttttttttttttttttaaagtaAAAGAATGCAACGCGAATTTTGCAAAACATTTGATAACatttttgtattaataaatataaagtatcatttttattttattattattttttttattttattttcttgtgtgttaaaaattatttattttataattattgtCTGTTGTTTGTACTtttatattgatatataattgCGAATTTTGCAAAACATTTGATAACatttttgtattaataaatataaagtatcatttttattttattattattttttttatttttattttcttgtgtgttaaaaattatttattttataattattgtCTGTTGTTTGTACTtttatattgatatataattgttgttacattaaaatatatgtgtCTACAGTAATTTGTTTTCTGTGAAAAGGCTAACCAATTTTTCGTTTCacatttgtatatatatatatatatatatatatatatatatatatggtaaatttttttttttttttttttttttttccatatatatatatatatatttatatatttatatatatgatgagTTGTAATATAAAGAAACGCTCGTGCGATGTGAATATTTTTGAGGGAGATGAAAAATGTTGTAGTAAGACAAAAAACAAATCTTTTTGTATATACGTATCAAGTGGAAAAAAGGATAATATGATGAAGAGAAGAAAATGTAATGTTATGGGAGGCAAGGAAAAGTATGATgagaaaatatttatggagataaaaaatttgtatacgaatgattataaaaaggaagataataaaactaatcataataataataataataataataataataatgataatagagaatataatatttatagtGACAAATTATGTATATCCTGTAATGATGATCTATCATGTGATGGTAATAACAAAGGCGataatatttgtaataacatattatatgaagaaatatataaaaaggaagaggagaataatgtttttatagatgaacataataatatatatagaagtaatatattttcatcaaatgaaaaaaataataaaaatattataattaaaaaaagaacaaaagatattttatatgaaaagGTATATTCTAAATCTGATAATGATTCTTCAAagaagaataaaataagaagATTATTAAATGAGGAATATGTCAGAAGTTTTTCTTATGAAACGGatgtatataaaagaaaagatGATTGTATAAatggaaataaaaaaaatatatataatacttGTAGTGttgataaaatatttgaaatTCCATCTGattgtaaaaataaagataagGGGTATAACAATATGGaatgtattaataataataagaataaaagTGATAAAAATCATAACATAGAGAgaaatttaaaagaatatataaatgataaggaaaatcaaaataatgactttctctttttaaaatataataatgacaATAAATTATGTGAAGGcttaaataatgatgacAGCTGTTTGATTGAAGAGgagaaatataaaaaaaaaattataaatgatattaatttaaatggaaatataataaaatatatgaatacATCAGGAAATGGaaataaatcatatttGGATGAGAAGgaatgtaatatatataatagagatgataaaaattttgatGAATATAAAGTAAGTGTATATTCTGTTGATAAggatgaaaaaaaatactttacacataataataataatagtcaacatgataataattattttaaaagttACTATAACAGTAGCTCTAAAAGAAGTGGGACTATCGAAAGTATAAAATGTggtaaaaatataagagatataaaagatagtatatatgaaaagaagaaaaaaattaaaagtaTCCATAACAAGATTTTACGtttaataaaagaagataACAACAAATATGTGGGAAATGTAATAAAtgataagaataaaaaatatgaaaaaaatgaagataataaaaaaaaaaatatatataataatgataatatgaatgaagaggattataaaaagaatgaTGATGTTGTggaaataaataaaaaggataatgaaaattatatgagAGATACAATATGGAATAATAACTCCAATATGgattgtaatatatataataataatagtaatagtTATAGTGTTGATGGTAGCTATATACCACTTGAAGAACAGATTAAAAAGAAAggaaatataattatagacaaacaaaataatgaatgtgaaatttttatagatgaaaaaattaaaaaaatatgttctataaaaaagtataaaaaaCTAAATTTAAGTCACACCTTTTTAAACAATATTAAGTTAATTTATGAAAAGaaagatttaaaaaaaaataagaagaaatatatattaattgtTAATAAGAAATGTTTAGAGaaatattcttattttcatactattataaatacatattgTAAAGAGAATAAATCCATAAAAATGgatcaatatataaattataacttatctaaaatattattttgtaataatatcataaaggaaattaataaatataattttaaaaaaattatgaaagCATTAGACTTTTATGGATATtcatatgataatatatttttaaaaaatttatgtaataagattataataaataagtGGTTAAAcaatgataatttttttcaaaagatattaaaaagtaAAAGGTTTTTAAAAGTTgcattattttttgatttaatatataattttttatataaaaataatatttttctaaaatatttttttagtTTCTCTGGAGGTAGATTTATCAAATCATTTATagattataataaaaataaagccctcaaattaattaataaaattattaaaaatattaaagatTTAAACCCTTCTACAAATTCTGTAATCGACTTTCTATGTGGCTTTTATTCAAATGAAGAGAAGGAAAACAAATATTCTAAATTATCTAGAACAAATTATTTGTATGGaataaaagataaagatataattattaaGAAAAAGACAAATGGTAGTAGAAAAAAATCTAGTAAtacttatatttatatgaagaataaaaaatataacaaaaaaattttaagaaatattttaaataatgtatGGTTAAACACAGATATGTTTATAAAAGaaagtatatattatggacaaaatttttctcttcaaaaaaataatttaagaaaaaagaacaatacaatatatgatatagaaaaaatagagaattttttatatgataagAATGATAGAAGTTATTCAAGTAGGTGCACGAACAGTtcaaatgaaaatttttatcaatatgatacatataaaaatcaagaaaatgaatatttagATGATCATAGTTCTATAGATGATGAAAAGGAACTAGAAAATGtaatgaataatttttattcttcTAATGATcttaatataaattttaatgGACATATGAATGAAACATTAAATCagtgtatatataatcaatCTGGGAATGtaaattttgataataatattccAGATGATTCTCAGCAATATGGAGATGATTATATaggaaataatattaatcataataaaacatttcAATCATTTGAAGGTATACCTAATATGGCTTTTGATTTGTATACTCAGGATGACAAAAATAGATCAAGgtataaaaatgtaaatattaaaaatatatatatatatatatatatatatttatatgtatatttttatttttattttctttatttttatgtatgAACATATTCTTTTCTATCGTGGGGTAAATAAATCCTCTTATACGTTCATATTAAAATCcctattttttttttttttttttttttttttttttttttttttttttttttttttttcagGGGAGATACTTTCATATCACTAAGCTTTAAAGAAGAGGAAAGATGCAACACTGACAAATATGTAAAGGATACATGTTTTTTAGGTATAGGGGTAAGAtcaaaagaaaataaaataaatgatttCAACTGctttaatattaatttaaaaataatgataagagataatttattaagcaaaataaaatgtaacATCTCTAAAAGTGGCAAAAAGATATCTCCGTTTTTTCCTGTGTGGCCTAATATCCCTGACTTTTTTGGATTTAAAatgtttaaaaatataaagaagGATTTCAAGAGGatgaaaaagaatattaCAATGAATAAGAAACAGAGCTCATtagatattataaataataaaaagaaatataagAACATCATAAGTGAAGATTATGAAAGGATAGATATAGctcaaaaaaaaaaaaaaaaatttaatgaagaagaatatatgttagataataataatataaaaaaaaataatatgaagaataagaaatgtataaatatagatgaaataaaattaaaagatcttcattatatattaaatataagaatatatcCTATAAgaacattattattatatatattatataattcattttttaaagataataataatgagtttattgaatttttttgcaatagtataaataatgaaataaaagaatggttattactttttttattaccaaattttattaataaatcaATACATAAAGTTACATACCCCTTaaaattaacaaaaaatatatttattgaatCGAGTGAATTTTATGaagattttttttctaatgaatattcaaaaatgaatgatatagaaaaaattattatatatacaaaaaattgTAATGAAGAATATTCTGATATTTGTccatttcttttttgttatCTATGGTTAAAATCAAATGATTATAAAATAGATAAATGGATAAGTTCAAAAATTAATGAAATGTTATTTACATTTCCTTATGCAAACTTTTTATTAAGTAAATATTTCTCTaactttttattattcatacAATTATTTCGTACCTCCTTAGATCTAGATCATATGTATTTGTGTAAATCTCACTTTTATGTCTCTCTCAAACATAACATTTCTTATATCCACGAATCTTTGGTTAACgtattattttcatcaaCAATATATGATCCATAagaaaatcaaaaaaaaaaaaaaaaaaaaaaaaaaaaaaaaaaaaaaaaaaaaataaaatatatatatattttttatatgttatatatattttttgaaaaaatgTCCTAAGGGTTaagtaaaaaaattatctataaaataatatactcaacataatataaattaatattatatatatatatatatttttttttttttttttttttttttttttttttttgtcatatgtttatttatttgtacaattttattttgtgattaaaataaacatataaattgtatatatatatatatatatatatatatgaaaaagtatatataaatattattataaaagaacAGCAAAAAATTTGGGGggaaaaataataaatttttagcaatttaaaaaataaattgtGGCTCGAATGAactcaaaaaaaaaaaaaaaaaaaaaaaataataaaataaccTATAACATCATATGGGTATATATgacataatatatatatatatatatatatatatatatatatatatatatatatatatttttttttttatggTACAATTTTGAATTGTctgtatattattactcGAGTTAATTTATTTCCTTTCCTTTGATATgatatgataatatttatttttttataaattgtaaaaagtattatatatatatatatatatttatttatttatttatattttttttttttttttttaaaaaataaaaaagaaatataattatttataaatgtCATTATACAACGTAAAAAGGAAAGGCACAAACATTACCTATCATGAACAGATTTAtacttataaaaatgtagaAAAATACGATGAAGATAAAAATGTAGAAAAATACGATGAAGATATACTAGATATTGATAAGACATTTTTGAAAGTTGCTTACAAGAATTTggaaatattaaaaagaataaatatatattcaaagtatgataataatgaagaaatatacaatcctattataaataaaaggaGAAGAATTCgtaataaaaaagtatgttctaataatttaatacatgatataaaatatatggatatattaatatgtgGTGATAAGAATAGTGGAAAGACCACATTCTTAAACTGCATAGGTTgtatagataataataagtTGGCAATAAAAAGTGAATGTtatgaaaaagataatatgtatcatcaatcaaaaaataattatgacaataatgataataataatgagcagattaatataaagatgaataatcataatataccatataataattttaataattatcaaatacatacaaataatatattgaatataGATTATAATgtgaaaaaagaaaatcaACAAATTATATGGAATGATAACAAACTCGAATTATTATCTTATATACCAATCATTTTTTCTAAACTTATTAATAGAAATTATGAACAATTCAGGAAGtcatttaaaaagaattttttaGACACTGATGTATGTGAAATGtctatatttataacaaGAGATgatttatcttttattaattatgagtttaatatatctaataatttttgtaataagtattattttaattatataaaaattaatttcTGTGAATATGGAGAAgatttttttcataaaataaaaagctactataaattttattataataaaaatataagacataatcaaattaaaaaaaaaaaaaataaaaataaaatagaaaacGTATCCTTATTATATTCACCTATGATAGTGAATATGATAGAAAGTGCTTTATTCAGAATAAgagaaataaaatacatcaacttttttataaatttaaaaaagtCTTTTATTCTTGTAAAATGCACTACACGCCTTTACAACATGATCATAAAGAAAAGATATACTAAAAGAAGTGTATTAAAAATGAGGCATTGCAAAAATATGAAGAGAACTCTTaataatgtattattttatcaaagaaatatacatatattcaatgattatattcatttaaaaagtgataataagcaatacataaataataagaaaaaaaagaaaaaccTTTTTGTTACAATTAATGAAGAATGGATATTAAAAACgtttgaaaatattaatataataaaaaatataaataattataatatgaaagaCATCCTTTTTTTGGCTAGTCGTTCATTCaattttgaaaaattaagtaaaaaatattatatattttttaatttaacatataatatgaatattataaataacattataaataagacaaaaaaaaaagaacaaatattatattatttaataaatagATTTGTTCATAAGAATTGGAAGGTTTATAAATACAAGCaaaggaaaaataaaactaCTAATATGTTTACagaaattatttttaagtACTATCCAAATGAAAAGAAGAATAAGTATAAAGCAtcacataaaaataatatatataatataaataatatttataatataaataatatatataatatatataatgcatcacataagaataatatatatatatccacAAAACAAGAAGATATggtaaattttttaaaatatgacAAACTCCAAATTcacaatttttttaaaattttttatgatgaatatatatataagaatcaaaataaatcatatgTAAAATTATTAGAAGATGAACATTTTGATCTGTgctttttatttatgaaattatatttttattatcatttttatataaataaagaaaaagaagaaaaaagaaccttacatagaaaaaaagaaccgaaattaaattttcagaatttcatatatttaaaacaaatagaaattataagaaaaaatgatgGCATAACttacaataatatttgtGTACCTTCATGTGTTTATagttttataaatttattaaaaatgtattataagaattatccattttttacattaaaaaaaaacagtatattatttttagtAAATATTATCTTGTCATCTATTGCGcattataaattaaaaaagaaaagttgtgattttttcatttcttcAAATAAATGGACAGCAAATTATGTATGTTATTTTGATAAGGCCTTGATCATTAATTCCATTGTAAATTTGttggaaaaaaaaaatgaacatGATGAAAAGGAAgtgaataataatattatgaagCAACAAGGggatataaataaatatctatttattgatacgaaaaaaaaaaaaaaattgcATTCTATTATGTcttgtttatattataaaaaaaaatataaaagacgtaggaatattttacaaggaataattaaaaatgtagatattaataatataccaccttatattataataaataatataaaaacacattggttatatattaaaaaatatatgatcaatttaaatatatgttcatatcataatcaatatatgtataaatatcCAGATATATCttatgatattatattatattttaatgataataataaaaatttctcttttaatataaatgagGAAAATAATTATCCTAAAATTTCATTCAAacctatatataaaaatacatatacacatattaaaaaaaatgatgatgataaaagaaaaaaaaaatctatATTACATTTCCCATTTAATCATAAAGTACTAAAATATTTTAGTGATACTTTTCAAAGAATAAATGACAATAAAGAGCATGAATCATTAttacaatatttatatgtgaACTTTTCTAACGTTCTTGCAAATTTATTGACATATATTAACaaggaaaaatataaaaataaacataaacGTATAAACCTGTTAGtaagaaataatatttttttattactcAATTATGTaatggatatatattatattattcaataTACTTGTCGAGGAAGAAcaggaaaaaaaaaagtcAAATTAAAGgacaaaaaattatatattacgataaataattcaaatgatacatatataaatgaaacGAATATACCAAATAATTCTCTTCttttaaaagaagaaaaaaaaattacttttcatatttataaaaatgatcCTTTGTTTAAttctatttattttttatggGAAGActtaaaaattaatgaaaCACAAAAATTGATACAAACATATTTAGAACATTTAAGGGAACATTTTTACTTTTCAATATATgcataaaataaataaataaataaataaaataaaaatcatGGGCACATGTAATAACTATATGTTGTGTTATAATaagtataatataaataatatataattttgagAACTTGATGAGAGTAAAAATTTTGAACATTTAATGTAAATCGAAAAAATAgtgatatataatatattatatatatatatatatatatttttt is a window encoding:
- a CDS encoding hypothetical protein (conserved Plasmodium protein, unknown function) → MSCNIKKRSCDVNIFEGDEKCCSKTKNKSFCIYVSSGKKDNMMKRRKCNVMGGKEKYDEKIFMEIKNLYTNDYKKEDNKTNHNNNNNNNNNNDNREYNIYSDKLCISCNDDLSCDGNNKGDNICNNILYEEIYKKEEENNVFIDEHNNIYRSNIFSSNEKNNKNIIIKKRTKDILYEKVYSKSDNDSSKKNKIRRLLNEEYVRSFSYETDVYKRKDDCINGNKKNIYNTCSVDKIFEIPSDCKNKDKGYNNMECINNNKNKSDKNHNIERNLKEYINDKENQNNDFLFLKYNNDNKLCEGLNNDDSCLIEEEKYKKKIINDINLNGNIIKYMNTSGNGNKSYLDEKECNIYNRDDKNFDEYKVSVYSVDKDEKKYFTHNNNNSQHDNNYFKSYYNSSSKRSGTIESIKCGKNIRDIKDSIYEKKKKIKSIHNKILRLIKEDNNKYVGNVINDKNKKYEKNEDNKKKNIYNNDNMNEEDYKKNDDVVEINKKDNENYMRDTIWNNNSNMDCNIYNNNSNSYSVDGSYIPLEEQIKKKGNIIIDKQNNECEIFIDEKIKKICSIKKYKKLNLSHTFLNNIKLIYEKKDLKKNKKKYILIVNKKCLEKYSYFHTIINTYCKENKSIKMDQYINYNLSKILFCNNIIKEINKYNFKKIMKALDFYGYSYDNIFLKNLCNKIIINKWLNNDNFFQKILKSKRFLKVALFFDLIYNFLYKNNIFLKYFFSFSGGRFIKSFIDYNKNKALKLINKIIKNIKDLNPSTNSVIDFLCGFYSNEEKENKYSKLSRTNYLYGIKDKDIIIKKKTNGSRKKSSNTYIYMKNKKYNKKILRNILNNVWLNTDMFIKESIYYGQNFSLQKNNLRKKNNTIYDIEKIENFLYDKNDRSYSSRCTNSSNENFYQYDTYKNQENEYLDDHSSIDDEKELENVMNNFYSSNDLNINFNGHMNETLNQCIYNQSGNVNFDNNIPDDSQQYGDDYIGNNINHNKTFQSFEGIPNMAFDLYTQDDKNRSRGDTFISLSFKEEERCNTDKYVKDTCFLGIGVRSKENKINDFNCFNINLKIMIRDNLLSKIKCNISKSGKKISPFFPVWPNIPDFFGFKMFKNIKKDFKRMKKNITMNKKQSSLDIINNKKKYKNIISEDYERIDIAQKKKKKFNEEEYMLDNNNIKKNNMKNKKCINIDEIKLKDLHYILNIRIYPIRTLLLYILYNSFFKDNNNEFIEFFCNSINNEIKEWLLLFLLPNFINKSIHKVTYPLKLTKNIFIESSEFYEDFFSNEYSKMNDIEKIIIYTKNCNEEYSDICPFLFCYLWLKSNDYKIDKWISSKINEMLFTFPYANFLLSKYFSNFLLFIQLFRTSLDLDHMYLCKSHFYVSLKHNISYIHESLVNVLFSSTIYDP
- a CDS encoding hypothetical protein (conserved Plasmodium protein, unknown function), with product MSLYNVKRKGTNITYHEQIYTYKNVEKYDEDKNVEKYDEDILDIDKTFLKVAYKNLEILKRINIYSKYDNNEEIYNPIINKRRRIRNKKVCSNNLIHDIKYMDILICGDKNSGKTTFLNCIGCIDNNKLAIKSECYEKDNMYHQSKNNYDNNDNNNEQINIKMNNHNIPYNNFNNYQIHTNNILNIDYNVKKENQQIIWNDNKLELLSYIPIIFSKLINRNYEQFRKSFKKNFLDTDVCEMSIFITRDDLSFINYEFNISNNFCNKYYFNYIKINFCEYGEDFFHKIKSYYKFYYNKNIRHNQIKKKKNKNKIENVSLLYSPMIVNMIESALFRIREIKYINFFINLKKSFILVKCTTRLYNMIIKKRYTKRSVLKMRHCKNMKRTLNNVLFYQRNIHIFNDYIHLKSDNKQYINNKKKKKNLFVTINEEWILKTFENINIIKNINNYNMKDILFLASRSFNFEKLSKKYYIFFNLTYNMNIINNIINKTKKKEQILYYLINRFVHKNWKVYKYKQRKNKTTNMFTEIIFKYYPNEKKNKYKASHKNNIYNINNIYNINNIYNIYNASHKNNIYISTKQEDMVNFLKYDKLQIHNFFKIFYDEYIYKNQNKSYVKLLEDEHFDLCFLFMKLYFYYHFYINKEKEEKRTLHRKKEPKLNFQNFIYLKQIEIIRKNDGITYNNICVPSCVYSFINLLKMYYKNYPFFTLKKNSILFLVNIILSSIAHYKLKKKSCDFFISSNKWTANYVCYFDKALIINSIVNLLEKKNEHDEKEVNNNIMKQQGDINKYLFIDTKKKKKLHSIMSCLYYKKKYKRRRNILQGIIKNVDINNIPPYIIINNIKTHWLYIKKYMINLNICSYHNQYMYKYPDISYDIILYFNDNNKNFSFNINEENNYPKISFKPIYKNTYTHIKKNDDDKRKKKSILHFPFNHKVLKYFSDTFQRINDNKEHESLLQYLYVNFSNVLANLLTYINKEKYKNKHKRINLLVRNNIFLLLNYVMDIYYIIQYTCRGRTGKKKVKLKDKKLYITINNSNDTYINETNIPNNSLLLKEEKKITFHIYKNDPLFNSIYFLWEDLKINETQKLIQTYLEHLREHFYFSIYA